Genomic window (Lewinellaceae bacterium):
TCTGGGGCAACATCGCCCTGAAGAGCGACGGCAATACCATCGCCGGCGCCGCGTTTGACCACAAAGGCGAGACGCCGGGCCTGGGCGCTGAAATCAAAGATAACCCTTCCTTCCCCAAACAATTTGAAGGGAAGAAAATCTATGAAGACGGGCAGTTCGTATCCGTGAAAGTGCGCAAGGGGGGAGCTAAGAATAAGGAGCACGAGGTAGACGCCATCTCCGGCGCTACGGTGACTTCCGACGGGGTGACCGAAATGCTCTACCGGGGCATTGAATACTATCAGCCCTTTTTGAAAGAAGTACGACAATCCGGGAACACTCAGGAATCGTTTTTACAATAAACCAGGTTTTCCGGCGCCAACGAGCGCTTTAAGAATAAAAACAAAGAACAATGGCTGAAACTGCTGTTAAAGAAAAAGAACCTTTATTTCAGTTTGGGAAAAAAGAGCGGCAGCTGATCACCGACCCGCTGAACGACAACAACCCGATCACCGTTCAGGTGCTGGGCATCTGTTCGGCGCTGGCTGTGACTTCGCTGGTCTATCCGTCTGTTGTCATGGCCATTGCTGTGACCTTTGTGACGGCATTTTCCAACCTGTTTACTTCCATGCTGCGGACTTACATCCCCAAGCAGGTGCGGATGATCGTCCAGCTGGTCATCATCGCCGCCCTGGTGACGGTGGTGGAATTGTTGCTGAAGTCCTTTAACTACCCCATTTACAAACAGTTGTCCGTGTACATCGGCCTGATCATCACCAACTGCATCGTGATGGGCCGCCTGGAGGCTTTCGCGATGGCCAACAAGCCCTGGCGCTCCT
Coding sequences:
- a CDS encoding NADH:ubiquinone reductase (Na(+)-transporting) subunit D, with amino-acid sequence MAETAVKEKEPLFQFGKKERQLITDPLNDNNPITVQVLGICSALAVTSLVYPSVVMAIAVTFVTAFSNLFTSMLRTYIPKQVRMIVQLVIIAALVTVVELLLKSFNYPIYKQLSVYIGLIITNCIVMGRLEAFAMANKPWRSFLDGIGNGLGYGAILIIVGIIREIFGKGSLFAGSPIELKLIGPTAEYFINTTDSAMFGWYANNNLMVLPAAAMFIIGILIWIQRSYNTKLVDVS